The Limosilactobacillus panis DNA segment TTATTTGTTGTTGCCATTCTCTGGGGAAGCAGCTACGTCTTCGCCAAATTGACGGTCGATGCTGGCATGCACTCCGGGCTGATTAATGCCTGTCGAGGGACGATGTGTGTTGCTGCTGGCAGCCTAATCTTTTTCAAGAAGCTTCGACACATGACCTGGGTTGACGTCCGCTTGGGTCTTACCATCGGGACAATCAACTTTCTCGGCTACTACCTGCAGACGGATGCCCTACGTTACACGACCCCTGCCAAAAACGCCTTTTTGACGACCTTGTACATTGTGGTGGCCCCACTCCTGCTGTGGCTATTCTGGCATGAGCGTCCCCAGCGAAAGGCATATTTTTCAATTGACCTTTCAATCATCGGCATGGCAATTATTACCAACATCTTAAAAAGTAACCTTCACCTGCAGTTTGGTGATGTTTTAACGCTAATCTCCACTATCTTCTGGGCCGCTCAAATCATCTTCTTTGCTAAGTACGCACCCCACGCCTCCAGCCCCTGGGTCCTGATCTTCATGATTGGAATCTGCCAGGGTACTTATGGTTGGATTACAACCTTTCTCTTTGAGCGCCCTACCCTGGTGCATGTTCACTGGATCCAGGCGTTGATTCCATTGGCAATCCTAGCCATTGGGGTAACCTTTCTCGCCCAGGGGATGCAAATCACTGGACAAGCATATACGGATCCGACCAGGGGATGCAAATCACTGGACAAGCATATACGGATCCGACCACGGCCGGCTTAATCCTGATGCTAGAATCATTTTTTGCCAGTGTTATGTCCGTCATTATGGGCTATGACCCCCTGACCCCACAATTAGTTATCGGTGGTTTTATTCTTCTGGTCGCCAATGCCATCATGCAGGTGAATATCCATATTCCTTTCTTAAAACGGAAGGCGCTATAAAAAATAAACGAAGCTGAGAAAAATGTGATTTCCCAGCTTCGTTTTTTACTATTTCTTGATTAACTCATACTCGTCTGTAGGCACCTTGGCAATCAACCTGGTTGGCTGCCCGACGGTAACCAACGTCAGTGCGTGCATTGCCCGGGAGCAAATCGTGTAGAGGAGTTGACGCTCATCATCCCCATGGTACTGGTGGTCATTTGCGTTCCACACGATCACAGCATCGAACTCAAGGCCCTTAGCCAAAAAGGACGGCACAATGATGGCTCCTTTTACGAGCCGTTGATTTTCCGTCCGAATCAGGGTTGTCTTGACGTTGCGACGTTCCAAAGCCCGGTGTAGCTGTTCGCTATCCTCAAGGGTCTTACCAATGATGGCCACTGCATCGTGTTCTCCCTGATACTTCTTAAGGGCCGCAACCAGGGCATCGACGCCCCCGTCAAAGTCGGCGGCGGTGATCACTTGCGGCAGTTCACCATTCCGGTTAAAGGCCTCGATTGCCTCACCATTTTCCAGGATATGCTTGGTAAAGTTAGTAATCTGCTTGGTCGACCGGTAGGACTTGGTTAGTTTCACTACCCGCGTTTTTTCGGGATCAAACATCGTACTCAGTTGACGAAGTAGCGACCGGCTATTCTCGTGGGTAAAGATTGCCTGGTTGAGGTCCCCCAACAAGGTGAACTTTGCCCGAGGAAAGCGGTACTTCAGGTAGGCTAACTGGTAGGCGTCGTAGTCCTGAACCTCATCGACAAAGACGTAGCGGATATCGCGCTGGCCGTGCTTACCCGTGATCAAGTCATACAGGTAAAGGTAGATTGTAATCCCGTCAGCGCTGATGTTGTGCTTCTTCAGCTCCGCCTTAGTTCCGTCCACAAAGGTGGTCCACTGGTCGGCAGTCAGGTTAAAATCCGATAGGTCAACCAGCTTTGGGGTTACTCGTAACAGGTGCAGGTACTGGGCATTAATATTTAGCCACAGGTTGTGGTTGATGGCCTGCTTGATTGGTTCAAAAGCCTTCATAACAATCTTCCGGGCCAGGAACTTGAATTCCTTATCGTCACTTTCAAACTCGCGCGGCTGGTTGGCAAACAAGGTGTCAAGTTCTTCCTTACTCAGGTCCTGGATTCGCTGTTCCACCCACTTACTGCGCATTTCGCTGCTGACCCGGCGGTTAAGGTACTTAATCAGTTCTTCCTTAGTCCCGTCCAGCCGGTTACCAAGGTTATAATTATTGTTAAAGGAGTAGTAAATTTCGCGAATCTTCTCCTTGCTGATGAAAACCTTCTTGTTAAACATGATGTTACGGAAACGCATGTTAGCGTGGCCGAGGTGCTTGGCGTACCGTGCCGTGGCCTTGAAGTATTGAAGGCTCGTGCACAGGCGTTGGGCGTTTTGGCTAACTTCATCCTGACGGGCTTCAAAGCGTTGAGCCAGCGTCTGGACATGTAGCCGGGGAACACGGCGGTTAGCGAACTGGAAGTAGGTCATCTGGACCATGTTGTGTTCGCCCAGTTCCGGCAACACCTGGTCAATGTAGTCGTTGAAGAGCTGATTTGGTGAAAAGAGGATGACCTGTGAGGATGACAGGTTCCCCCGGTACCGATACAAAAGCCAGGCGACCCGTTGGAGGACAGCGGCCGTCTTTCCGGAACCCGCGGCCCCCTGGACAAAGAGGAGGTTATCTTTCGTATCCCGGATAATCTCGTTCTGGGTCCGCTGAATGGTGGTGACGATGCTCTTCATCTTAGTGCTGGAGTGGTTGCCCAGCGCTTCTAAAAGCATCTGGTCCCCGACCTGTTCGTCTGTATCGAAGATCGTTACAATAGTGCCATTCTTAATTTGGAACTGCCGTTTGAGGGTCATATTGACCTCCTGGGGGCCCACCGGGGTGTCATACTTCACCTTACCGAGTTTTCCCTCATAATAAACGGAAGAAATCGGTGCCCGCCAGTCGTAGATCAAGAAGTGGTCGGGCTTGTCACTAAACGATGCCAGGCCAATATAGATTGACTCTGGCTGGTCTGTCCCCTTTTCCTGGAAGTCAATCCGGGCAAAGTACGGTTTCTTCTCCAAGCGCTCCAAAGTTGCCAGGTGGTCCGCCGCGTGCTGCCAGCTGTTATTCCGTTCATCCAGCATC contains these protein-coding regions:
- the helD gene encoding RNA polymerase recycling motor HelD translates to MTENSVIEYEQKHLDHVLAEIKKAKGKAAQRISTAKNDIEDINKQTNDIHLNTTTYSGMMDTAMSFRAQQQMLDERNNSWQHAADHLATLERLEKKPYFARIDFQEKGTDQPESIYIGLASFSDKPDHFLIYDWRAPISSVYYEGKLGKVKYDTPVGPQEVNMTLKRQFQIKNGTIVTIFDTDEQVGDQMLLEALGNHSSTKMKSIVTTIQRTQNEIIRDTKDNLLFVQGAAGSGKTAAVLQRVAWLLYRYRGNLSSSQVILFSPNQLFNDYIDQVLPELGEHNMVQMTYFQFANRRVPRLHVQTLAQRFEARQDEVSQNAQRLCTSLQYFKATARYAKHLGHANMRFRNIMFNKKVFISKEKIREIYYSFNNNYNLGNRLDGTKEELIKYLNRRVSSEMRSKWVEQRIQDLSKEELDTLFANQPREFESDDKEFKFLARKIVMKAFEPIKQAINHNLWLNINAQYLHLLRVTPKLVDLSDFNLTADQWTTFVDGTKAELKKHNISADGITIYLYLYDLITGKHGQRDIRYVFVDEVQDYDAYQLAYLKYRFPRAKFTLLGDLNQAIFTHENSRSLLRQLSTMFDPEKTRVVKLTKSYRSTKQITNFTKHILENGEAIEAFNRNGELPQVITAADFDGGVDALVAALKKYQGEHDAVAIIGKTLEDSEQLHRALERRNVKTTLIRTENQRLVKGAIIVPSFLAKGLEFDAVIVWNANDHQYHGDDERQLLYTICSRAMHALTLVTVGQPTRLIAKVPTDEYELIKK